From a single Helicovermis profundi genomic region:
- a CDS encoding PTS sugar transporter subunit IIB: protein MKKIMLVCSAGMSTSLLVKKMQVAALDQGKQVEIFAIAESEVKNHTDVNAVLLGPQVRFLLGKITDMLAKNSIPVEVIGSVNYGTMNGDAVLKQAYEIMKE from the coding sequence ATGAAGAAAATAATGTTAGTTTGTTCTGCTGGAATGTCAACTTCTCTTCTTGTAAAAAAAATGCAAGTAGCTGCCCTTGATCAAGGCAAGCAGGTTGAAATATTTGCAATAGCAGAATCAGAAGTAAAAAATCATACTGATGTAAATGCTGTGCTTTTAGGTCCACAAGTTAGATTTTTATTAGGTAAAATTACAGATATGCTTGCTAAGAATTCTATTCCTGTTGAAGTTATAGGGAGTGTTAATTATGGTACTATGAATGGAGATGCAGTATTAAAGCAAGCGTATGAAATTATGAAAGAATAA
- a CDS encoding HPr family phosphocarrier protein, translated as MQNFKIVVSNKTGLHARPASILAMEAQKYSSNICIEKDGKVVNAKSIMSILSVGASFEDELILKTNGEDEIIAMENIKELFKRSLANEK; from the coding sequence GTGCAAAACTTTAAAATTGTAGTATCAAATAAAACTGGATTACATGCAAGACCGGCAAGTATTCTTGCCATGGAGGCTCAAAAATACAGTAGTAATATTTGTATTGAAAAAGATGGAAAGGTTGTAAATGCTAAAAGCATTATGAGTATTTTAAGTGTAGGTGCATCTTTTGAAGATGAGTTAATTTTAAAAACAAATGGTGAAGATGAAATAATTGCAATGGAAAATATTAAGGAATTATTTAAAAGGTCATTAGCTAATGAAAAATAA
- a CDS encoding sigma-54-dependent transcriptional regulator, with protein MTKKEQIIQIIHETNASLSAKELGVKLSIDRSTTSRYLNQLCAEGKLEKTSGRPVYYRLKANTLKNSNKDDNKSDIDFLIGAKYSLQVAIQKAKAAILYPPRGLHTLILGETGVGKSMFAKLMFDYAKETNMIDKEASFIRFNCADYSENPQLLISQIFGVKKGAYTGADKDKNGLLKKADGGILFLDEVHRLSPQGQEMLFTFIDSEEFRKLGETEKIETAKVQIIAATTEDPTSYLLKTFTRRIPMTITIPPLRERTVKERYNLIEKFIIDESKRVNKSIYINKNAIISILLYDCLNNIGQLKSDIQLSCAKAFLNYKYKEKDYILVNNSDLPVHVKMGVMNIKENRNEVNSLLKSKDDIIRFSYKEFSEELLVSDEEDFIYYNEIEDKVNHLKQKGLKSDEIKNILDIDIEKHFKNYIVDFSIKKKREEIEKIVHKDILEIAEYVLNYARKKLEKDYDEKTFYAFSLHLDSSIERIRNGAKIYHPKLNSVRKKFKKEFLVAMEIAKYIEDKFEIDISLDEIGYITMFIASNPYEVTKENNDRVSVILMMHGSTTATSMMNVANTLVGTNHGIAIDMPLSMDVKVMYELLKNKILNLNSTSKGILFLVDMGSLVNFADMIKEELSIDIKTIDKASTPLVIEALRKATLGRELTEIYSTCAYKNINSNGETIHLSKSKIIVSVCFTGEGASKKIKSILEKNIKDKNIKVMTLNILDKHEFKNSLEKIKRENEILAVVSTIDIDSKEIPFIPAIDYFAGKGKEKLDKILKKEEMIDSISESLKEHIEVVNAKELVILVKSFIGSLLFHVSISITTEVFTGILLHICFLIDKKVKNEITKEFENVGNFIEENKEKYSVINGEIMTIEQKYDIRLTKSEKAYILYMIIQNSN; from the coding sequence ATGACTAAAAAAGAACAAATAATTCAAATAATTCATGAGACTAATGCTAGTCTTTCTGCTAAAGAACTAGGAGTAAAACTCTCTATTGATAGAAGTACAACCAGTAGATACCTAAATCAACTATGCGCTGAAGGAAAATTAGAGAAAACTTCTGGAAGACCAGTATATTACAGGTTGAAAGCTAACACTTTAAAAAATAGTAACAAAGATGATAATAAGAGTGATATTGATTTTCTTATAGGAGCAAAATATTCTCTTCAAGTTGCAATTCAAAAAGCAAAAGCAGCTATACTTTATCCGCCTAGAGGACTTCATACTTTGATCCTAGGAGAAACTGGTGTAGGCAAATCTATGTTTGCAAAGTTAATGTTTGATTATGCAAAAGAAACTAATATGATAGATAAAGAGGCCTCTTTTATTAGATTTAATTGTGCGGATTATTCAGAAAATCCACAGCTTTTAATTTCTCAAATTTTTGGAGTGAAAAAAGGTGCATATACAGGAGCTGATAAAGATAAAAATGGTCTTCTAAAAAAAGCAGATGGTGGAATTTTGTTTTTAGATGAAGTGCATAGATTATCACCACAAGGTCAAGAGATGTTATTTACCTTTATTGATAGTGAGGAGTTTAGAAAATTAGGAGAAACTGAAAAAATAGAAACAGCAAAAGTTCAGATAATAGCTGCCACTACTGAAGATCCTACTTCTTATTTACTTAAGACTTTTACTAGAAGAATTCCGATGACGATTACTATTCCCCCGCTAAGAGAGAGAACTGTTAAAGAACGTTATAATCTTATTGAAAAATTTATTATTGATGAATCAAAAAGAGTTAATAAAAGCATTTATATTAATAAAAATGCGATAATTTCAATATTGCTTTATGATTGTCTTAATAATATTGGACAGTTAAAAAGTGATATACAACTTTCATGTGCTAAAGCTTTTTTAAATTACAAATATAAAGAAAAGGATTATATATTGGTTAATAATTCAGATTTACCTGTTCATGTAAAAATGGGTGTTATGAATATTAAAGAAAATAGAAATGAAGTAAATTCACTGTTAAAATCCAAAGATGATATTATTAGATTTTCATATAAAGAATTTTCAGAAGAATTACTTGTTTCGGATGAAGAGGATTTCATATATTATAATGAAATTGAAGATAAAGTTAATCATTTAAAGCAAAAGGGCCTTAAAAGTGATGAGATAAAAAATATATTAGATATTGATATAGAGAAGCATTTTAAGAATTATATTGTTGATTTTTCGATAAAGAAAAAAAGAGAAGAAATTGAAAAAATAGTACATAAAGATATTTTAGAAATAGCAGAGTATGTACTAAATTATGCTAGAAAAAAATTAGAAAAGGATTACGATGAAAAAACTTTTTATGCATTTTCACTTCATTTAGATAGTTCCATAGAAAGAATTAGAAATGGAGCTAAGATATATCACCCAAAGCTCAATAGTGTAAGAAAGAAATTTAAAAAAGAATTTTTAGTTGCAATGGAGATTGCAAAATATATAGAAGATAAATTTGAAATTGATATTTCCCTAGATGAAATAGGATATATTACAATGTTTATTGCTTCAAATCCTTACGAAGTAACAAAGGAAAATAATGATAGGGTTAGTGTTATTCTTATGATGCATGGAAGCACAACTGCTACTAGTATGATGAATGTAGCAAATACTTTAGTTGGAACTAATCATGGTATTGCCATTGATATGCCCCTTAGTATGGATGTAAAAGTCATGTATGAACTATTAAAAAATAAAATACTTAATTTAAATAGTACTAGTAAAGGGATTTTATTTTTAGTAGATATGGGTTCATTGGTAAATTTTGCCGATATGATTAAAGAAGAGCTTTCTATTGATATAAAAACTATAGATAAAGCGAGTACTCCACTTGTGATAGAAGCGCTTAGAAAAGCTACGCTTGGAAGAGAATTAACAGAAATTTATAGTACATGTGCATATAAAAATATAAATTCTAATGGAGAAACAATTCACTTAAGTAAATCTAAAATTATTGTTTCAGTTTGTTTTACAGGTGAAGGAGCATCAAAAAAAATTAAATCAATACTTGAAAAAAATATTAAAGATAAAAATATAAAAGTTATGACTTTAAATATTTTAGATAAACACGAATTTAAAAATTCTTTGGAGAAAATTAAAAGAGAAAATGAAATTCTTGCGGTAGTAAGTACTATAGATATTGATTCAAAAGAAATTCCTTTTATACCTGCCATTGATTATTTCGCAGGTAAAGGAAAAGAAAAACTTGATAAAATACTAAAAAAAGAAGAAATGATTGATAGTATAAGTGAGTCTTTAAAAGAACATATAGAAGTTGTTAATGCAAAAGAACTTGTAATATTAGTAAAAAGTTTCATTGGAAGTTTATTATTTCATGTTAGTATTTCGATAACTACTGAGGTATTTACTGGAATACTGCTTCATATTTGTTTTTTAATTGATAAAAAAGTAAAAAATGAAATTACAAAAGAATTTGAAAATGTAGGAAATTTTATTGAAGAAAACAAAGAAAAGTATAGTGTTATAAATGGCGAAATTATGACTATTGAACAAAAATATGATATTCGTTTAACTAAAAGCGAGAAAGCATATATATTATATATGATAATACAAAATAGCAATTAG
- a CDS encoding acyl-CoA thioesterase — MKSNDALIRTRYEETDKMGVIYHSNYYVYFEVGRAEFFRKLGYSYDRLEKDGIIMPVLETHCLYKKAAYYDDELLIRTRVSMFKGIKIELSYTVIRKNTDEVLAEGKTLHAFVDKTLKPVRIKTLNKEFLDILYSLI, encoded by the coding sequence ATGAAATCTAATGATGCACTAATAAGAACAAGATACGAAGAAACAGACAAAATGGGAGTAATTTATCATTCTAATTATTATGTTTATTTTGAAGTTGGAAGGGCAGAATTTTTTAGGAAGTTAGGATATTCATATGATAGATTAGAAAAAGATGGTATTATAATGCCTGTACTTGAAACACACTGTCTATATAAAAAAGCGGCTTATTATGATGATGAACTATTAATACGAACAAGAGTATCGATGTTTAAAGGAATTAAAATAGAGTTAAGTTATACTGTTATAAGAAAAAATACTGATGAAGTACTTGCTGAAGGCAAAACTCTTCATGCTTTTGTAGATAAAACTCTAAAACCAGTGAGAATAAAAACACTAAATAAAGAGTTTTTGGATATTCTTTATAGCCTTATTTAG
- the pyk gene encoding pyruvate kinase, with the protein MKKTKIVCTLGPASSEKELFADLVNSGLNVARFNFSHGDHEEQLGRMNMVKEVRAELGVPVALLLDTKGPEIRTGKFSVDVVNLVEGQDFTLTTDQSVIGDQNRCSITYEGLNNDVVLGDTILLDDGLVGLEVVGINGKDIKCKVLNAGPVKNHKGVNVPGVSIKLPAITEKDIADIEFGIEQGIDFVAASFIRKASDVLEIRRILERNDAFDIHIISKIENQEGVDNLDEILEVSDGLMVARGDLGVEIPTEQVPIVQKMMIKKCNKAGKPVITATQMLDSMIRNPRPTRAEATDVANAIYDGTDAVMLSGETAAGKYPVESVKTMSRIISATEEVLDYDAILASKTRQLVDDGVTYAVSHATVTTANDLKAAAIISATSSGFTARKVSKFRPKSPVIAVTSFESVRRKLSLVWGVYSLKIKEAKSTDEIFDLSVEAAKNAGYLKKGELAVITAGVPVGVAGATNLMKVHIVGEVLFKGTGIGNAAIIGRVCIASTPKEAELKFKDGDILVATSTEKDMMKFIERSSGLIVEEGGYTSHAAIVALSLKKPAVIGAKNAISIMKDGDIVTLDSIKGIVYAGETRVL; encoded by the coding sequence ATGAAAAAAACTAAGATTGTATGTACACTTGGACCTGCTAGTAGTGAAAAAGAATTATTTGCAGATCTAGTTAATAGTGGACTTAATGTTGCTAGATTTAACTTTTCACACGGAGACCACGAAGAACAACTTGGTAGAATGAATATGGTAAAAGAAGTTAGGGCTGAACTTGGTGTTCCTGTTGCTCTTTTATTAGATACTAAAGGACCTGAAATTAGAACGGGTAAGTTTAGTGTTGATGTTGTTAATCTTGTTGAAGGTCAAGATTTTACATTAACAACAGACCAAAGTGTAATTGGAGATCAAAATAGATGTTCAATTACTTATGAAGGACTTAATAATGATGTAGTTCTTGGTGATACTATTCTTCTTGACGATGGATTAGTTGGTCTTGAAGTAGTTGGGATTAATGGAAAAGATATTAAATGTAAGGTATTAAATGCAGGACCTGTTAAAAATCATAAAGGTGTTAATGTACCTGGAGTAAGTATTAAGCTTCCTGCAATAACTGAAAAAGATATTGCTGATATTGAATTTGGTATTGAGCAAGGAATAGATTTTGTTGCAGCTTCATTTATTAGAAAAGCTAGTGACGTTTTAGAAATAAGAAGAATTTTGGAAAGAAATGATGCATTTGATATTCATATTATTTCAAAAATTGAAAATCAAGAAGGTGTAGATAATCTTGATGAAATATTAGAAGTTTCTGATGGTTTAATGGTAGCCAGAGGGGATCTTGGAGTTGAAATTCCAACTGAACAAGTACCTATTGTACAAAAAATGATGATAAAAAAATGTAATAAAGCTGGTAAACCAGTAATTACAGCAACACAAATGCTTGATTCTATGATTAGAAATCCAAGACCAACTAGAGCAGAAGCTACAGATGTTGCGAACGCAATCTATGATGGTACTGATGCAGTAATGCTTTCAGGAGAAACTGCAGCAGGAAAATACCCTGTTGAATCAGTTAAGACTATGAGTAGAATTATTAGTGCAACGGAAGAAGTTTTAGATTATGATGCAATTCTTGCTTCTAAAACAAGACAACTTGTAGATGATGGAGTTACTTATGCAGTGTCTCATGCAACTGTAACTACTGCAAATGACCTAAAAGCGGCAGCAATTATTTCTGCTACGTCTTCAGGTTTTACTGCTAGAAAAGTTTCTAAATTTAGACCAAAATCTCCAGTAATAGCTGTAACTTCTTTTGAAAGTGTAAGAAGAAAGCTTTCTCTTGTTTGGGGTGTTTACTCTTTAAAAATTAAAGAAGCGAAATCAACTGATGAAATATTTGATTTATCTGTTGAAGCTGCTAAAAATGCTGGATACCTTAAAAAAGGTGAACTTGCAGTTATAACTGCTGGTGTTCCAGTAGGTGTAGCGGGAGCGACTAACTTAATGAAAGTTCATATTGTTGGAGAAGTACTTTTCAAAGGAACTGGAATTGGTAATGCAGCTATAATAGGAAGAGTTTGTATTGCAAGCACTCCTAAGGAAGCTGAGTTAAAATTTAAAGACGGAGATATTTTGGTTGCTACTTCAACTGAAAAAGATATGATGAAATTTATTGAAAGAAGTTCTGGACTAATAGTTGAAGAAGGTGGTTACACTTCTCATGCGGCTATAGTTGCTCTTTCTCTTAAGAAGCCAGCGGTAATTGGTGCAAAAAATGCTATTTCAATTATGAAAGATGGCGATATTGTAACACTTGATTCAATTAAAGGTATTGTATACGCTGGTGAAACCAGAGTATTATAA
- the pfkA gene encoding 6-phosphofructokinase has protein sequence MKRIGVLTSGGDAPGMNAALRAVVRVAIYKGLKVSGIRRGYQGLIEGDIFEMDVSSVGDIIQRGGTILQSARCLEFKKDEGIKRGVEVLKMFNIDGLVVIGGDGSFMGAKRLSDAGIPTIGIPGTIDNDLAYTDYTVGFDTAINTVVNAVGNIRDTSSSHQRASIIEVMGRSCGDIALYSGIAGGAETIIVPEIDFTYDDICKKLIQGQNRGKVHSIILLAEGVGKPYEFAEAIKNKTGIDVRVSVIGYLQRGGSPTAFDRILASKFGSKAVELLIEGKKSRALGTNGNKVFDMDITEAITMKKEMDHCMYDLADMLSI, from the coding sequence ATGAAAAGAATAGGTGTTTTAACTAGTGGTGGAGATGCTCCTGGCATGAATGCTGCTCTTAGAGCTGTGGTTAGAGTTGCTATTTACAAAGGTTTAAAGGTGTCTGGTATTAGGAGAGGTTACCAAGGGCTTATTGAAGGCGACATTTTTGAAATGGATGTATCTTCAGTAGGAGATATTATTCAAAGAGGTGGAACTATTCTTCAAAGTGCTAGATGTTTAGAATTTAAAAAAGATGAAGGTATAAAAAGAGGCGTAGAAGTTCTTAAAATGTTCAATATAGATGGACTTGTTGTAATAGGTGGTGATGGTTCGTTTATGGGAGCGAAAAGGTTGTCTGATGCTGGAATACCAACAATCGGAATACCTGGAACGATTGATAACGACCTTGCTTATACTGATTATACAGTTGGTTTTGATACTGCTATTAACACTGTAGTTAATGCAGTAGGTAATATACGTGATACATCGTCATCGCATCAAAGAGCGTCAATTATCGAAGTAATGGGTAGAAGTTGCGGGGATATTGCTCTTTATTCTGGTATAGCTGGAGGCGCTGAAACAATAATTGTTCCTGAAATAGATTTTACTTATGACGATATATGTAAAAAACTAATTCAAGGACAAAATAGGGGGAAAGTTCATAGCATTATTTTATTAGCTGAAGGAGTAGGTAAGCCATATGAATTTGCAGAGGCTATTAAAAATAAGACAGGAATTGATGTTAGAGTATCTGTAATTGGATATCTTCAAAGAGGTGGAAGCCCAACTGCATTTGATAGAATTCTTGCAAGCAAATTTGGATCTAAAGCAGTAGAACTTCTAATTGAAGGTAAAAAAAGTAGGGCGCTTGGAACAAATGGAAATAAAGTATTTGATATGGATATTACTGAAGCAATTACCATGAAAAAAGAAATGGATCATTGCATGTATGATTTAGCTGATATGTTATCTATATAG
- a CDS encoding DNA polymerase III subunit alpha — protein sequence MESKFVHLHLHTEYSLLDGFCRTDRLFEKAKKLGMTSVAITDHGVMYGVVDFYKKAKEYGIKPIIGCEVYVSENDLSSKNGNEDKKRGHLVLLAKNEVGYKNLIKLVSLGFTKGFYYKPRIDYKVLSKYSKGLIALSACLAGDVQKLLIDNRYEDAKNMALKINSIMGKGNFYLEIQDQGLNLQKKINPYILSLSKDTEIELVATNDVHYIDKHDSDAHDVLLCIQTGKHVDDEKRLKFPSDEFYFKSYEEMLSAMPYAKVAIENTVKIAEKCNFDFNFNEMHLPEYELEENQNAKELLRELCYKGLNKLYDVNDKHIKRLEFELKTIDSMGYNDYFLIVWDFIKFAKDNGIVVGPGRGSCNGSIVSYVLNITTVDPLEYDLIFERFLNPERVTMPDIDIDFEDDRRSEVIDYVIKKYGKDKVAQIITFGTFGAKAAIRDVGRVLNIPYSEVDKIAKEIPFQIGITIEKAIKQNKKLKDIYESNQMIKKLIDTARKIEGVPRHTSTHAAGIVISKKSIDEYVPLYLQDGNVSTQFNMILLEELGLLKMDFLGLRTLSVIKNTTKLLKKSRNIDIDIEKIPLDDQSVYKLIGKGDTLGIFQLESTGMRKFLRELKPSSLEDIIAATSLYRPGPMDSIPKYLKNKNALNQDYFITDKLKPILSVTYGCLVYQEQVMQIVRDLGGYTFGRSDLVRRAMSKKKMKVMEEERNNFVFGKKDANGNILIDGCIRRGIDEKKANEIFDDMIDFAKYAFNKSHAAGYSIIIYRTAFLKTHYPLEYRASLMSSFMGNQNKIALYIDDCRKNSIEILPPDINKSFKNFSVENGAIRYSFKAIKNVGNGMIESVLEERKNGEFSDFNNFCERVDPKELNKKAVESMIKSGTFDSFRLKRSQLISMYESIIESIHIKSRNNVKGQFSLFDSNMDIDMGDISKFKYPNIKEFPLMEKLNFEKEMIGVYLSSHPLETYRELIDKMDTFDLVNINEENIMNVEGKSIVIAGVISKITNKNTRKNEMMSFINIEDYNGVIEAIVFPRLFIRRRNIINIGEFIVARGRINVKDENDIKMILDDIEILNEENSKKYIRKELNRKRIFIKIDSYDEIVIKRIYSILKNYKGENKVVIYLANEKKKMIVDKKLWVSSEIGMIKELKKYLGEENVVLK from the coding sequence ATGGAAAGTAAATTTGTTCATTTACACCTTCATACAGAATATAGCCTATTAGACGGTTTTTGCCGTACTGATAGGCTATTTGAAAAAGCAAAGAAGTTAGGAATGACTTCTGTGGCTATTACTGACCATGGTGTTATGTATGGAGTTGTTGATTTTTATAAAAAAGCTAAAGAATATGGCATTAAGCCAATAATAGGCTGTGAGGTATATGTTTCTGAAAATGATTTAAGTAGTAAAAATGGAAATGAAGATAAGAAAAGAGGTCATTTGGTTCTTCTAGCTAAAAATGAAGTGGGTTATAAAAATCTTATCAAACTTGTTTCTTTAGGGTTTACAAAAGGTTTTTATTATAAACCAAGAATTGATTATAAAGTGCTCTCTAAATACTCGAAGGGGTTAATTGCACTTAGTGCTTGTTTAGCTGGAGATGTACAAAAGCTATTAATTGATAATAGATATGAAGACGCAAAAAATATGGCTTTAAAAATAAATAGTATTATGGGAAAAGGTAATTTTTATTTAGAGATTCAAGACCAAGGTTTAAATTTACAAAAAAAAATAAATCCTTATATATTAAGTTTATCAAAAGATACTGAAATTGAACTTGTAGCAACTAATGATGTCCATTATATTGATAAGCATGATAGTGATGCACATGATGTTTTACTCTGTATTCAAACTGGAAAACATGTGGATGATGAAAAAAGGCTTAAATTTCCTTCGGATGAGTTTTATTTTAAATCATATGAAGAAATGCTAAGTGCCATGCCTTATGCAAAAGTTGCTATCGAAAATACAGTGAAAATAGCTGAAAAATGTAATTTTGATTTTAATTTTAATGAAATGCATTTACCTGAGTATGAATTAGAGGAAAATCAAAATGCTAAGGAGTTACTTAGAGAACTTTGCTATAAGGGGTTAAATAAACTTTATGATGTTAATGATAAGCATATTAAAAGACTGGAATTTGAACTTAAAACAATTGATTCTATGGGATATAATGATTATTTTTTAATTGTATGGGATTTTATTAAGTTTGCAAAAGACAATGGTATTGTTGTTGGACCAGGTAGAGGTTCTTGTAATGGAAGTATTGTTTCATATGTTTTAAATATAACTACAGTTGATCCATTAGAATATGATTTAATTTTTGAGAGGTTTTTAAATCCTGAAAGAGTTACTATGCCTGATATTGACATAGATTTTGAAGATGATAGAAGAAGTGAAGTAATTGATTATGTTATCAAAAAATATGGTAAAGATAAAGTAGCGCAAATAATTACATTTGGTACTTTTGGAGCAAAAGCTGCAATAAGAGATGTGGGAAGAGTCCTTAATATTCCATATTCAGAGGTAGACAAAATTGCTAAGGAGATACCTTTTCAAATTGGCATTACAATTGAAAAAGCAATAAAACAAAATAAAAAGTTAAAAGATATTTATGAATCAAATCAAATGATTAAGAAATTAATTGATACAGCAAGAAAAATTGAAGGCGTTCCTAGGCATACTTCTACACATGCAGCTGGAATAGTAATATCAAAAAAATCAATTGATGAATACGTACCTTTATATCTTCAAGATGGGAATGTTTCTACTCAGTTCAATATGATTTTACTTGAAGAACTTGGATTATTAAAAATGGATTTTTTAGGACTTAGAACTTTATCTGTTATAAAAAATACTACAAAATTACTTAAGAAAAGTAGGAATATAGATATTGATATTGAAAAAATACCACTTGATGATCAATCTGTATATAAATTAATAGGAAAGGGAGATACACTTGGTATTTTTCAACTTGAAAGTACGGGTATGCGTAAATTTTTACGAGAACTAAAACCTTCATCACTTGAAGATATAATTGCAGCTACTTCCTTATATAGACCTGGACCGATGGATTCAATTCCGAAATATTTAAAAAACAAAAATGCTTTAAATCAAGATTATTTTATTACTGATAAATTAAAGCCCATACTTTCTGTAACATACGGTTGTCTAGTTTATCAAGAGCAGGTAATGCAAATCGTTAGGGATCTTGGCGGATATACTTTTGGTAGAAGTGACCTAGTTAGGCGTGCAATGAGTAAGAAAAAAATGAAAGTTATGGAGGAAGAAAGAAATAATTTCGTTTTTGGAAAAAAAGATGCTAATGGAAATATACTTATAGATGGATGTATTAGGCGTGGAATTGATGAGAAAAAAGCAAATGAAATATTTGATGATATGATTGATTTTGCCAAATATGCATTCAATAAGTCACATGCAGCAGGTTATTCTATTATAATTTATAGAACTGCATTTTTAAAAACACATTATCCACTTGAATATAGAGCTTCTTTAATGAGTAGTTTTATGGGAAATCAAAATAAAATTGCACTCTATATTGATGATTGTAGAAAAAATAGTATTGAAATATTGCCTCCTGATATTAATAAATCATTTAAAAATTTTTCTGTTGAAAATGGAGCAATTAGATATTCATTTAAAGCCATAAAAAATGTTGGAAATGGCATGATTGAAAGTGTTTTAGAGGAAAGAAAAAACGGTGAATTTAGTGATTTTAATAATTTTTGTGAAAGAGTTGATCCTAAAGAATTAAATAAAAAAGCAGTTGAAAGTATGATAAAATCTGGAACATTTGATTCTTTTAGATTAAAGAGATCTCAATTAATAAGTATGTATGAAAGTATAATTGAGAGTATTCATATTAAAAGTAGGAATAATGTTAAAGGACAATTTTCACTTTTTGACTCCAATATGGATATTGATATGGGTGATATTTCAAAATTCAAGTATCCAAATATAAAAGAATTTCCACTTATGGAAAAATTGAATTTTGAAAAGGAAATGATAGGTGTTTATTTAAGTTCACATCCGCTTGAAACATATAGAGAACTGATTGATAAAATGGATACTTTTGATTTAGTGAATATTAATGAAGAAAATATAATGAATGTTGAAGGAAAATCAATTGTTATAGCGGGAGTAATTAGTAAAATTACAAATAAAAATACAAGAAAAAATGAAATGATGTCATTTATAAATATTGAAGATTACAATGGTGTAATTGAAGCGATAGTTTTCCCACGACTATTTATTAGAAGAAGAAATATTATTAATATCGGCGAATTTATCGTCGCTAGAGGACGAATTAATGTAAAAGATGAAAATGATATAAAGATGATATTAGATGATATTGAAATATTAAACGAAGAAAATTCAAAAAAATATATTAGAAAAGAGTTAAATAGAAAGCGAATATTTATAAAAATAGATTCATATGATGAGATTGTAATAAAGAGAATATATAGTATATTAAAAAATTATAAAGGAGAAAATAAAGTTGTAATTTATTTAGCAAATGAAAAAAAGAAAATGATAGTTGATAAAAAATTATGGGTATCAAGTGAAATAGGGATGATTAAAGAGTTAAAAAAATATTTAGGAGAAGAAAATGTGGTTTTAAAATAA